The Phycisphaerae bacterium genome has a segment encoding these proteins:
- the frr gene encoding ribosome recycling factor: protein MPTKGIVEENKSKMNKAIEVLADELKAVRTGRASTGLVENIRADYYGTPTPIKTIAALSTPQHDMILIKPFDPGSVKEIEKAIKNSDLSLAPIVDRGLIRLAIPPLNEERRRDLVTQVKQMGEQAKISVRNIRRDAIKHLEKQQKDKTITEDDLQHGKKQMDDITKECIDKVDSVVKHKSDEIMLD from the coding sequence ATGCCTACTAAAGGAATTGTCGAGGAAAACAAATCCAAGATGAACAAAGCGATCGAGGTTTTGGCCGACGAGTTAAAAGCCGTTCGGACCGGCAGGGCTTCGACGGGTCTGGTTGAGAATATAAGGGCCGATTATTACGGGACGCCGACCCCGATTAAAACAATAGCTGCTTTGTCGACACCGCAGCACGATATGATTTTGATTAAGCCATTCGACCCGGGTTCGGTCAAGGAGATAGAAAAGGCAATCAAGAACAGCGATTTGAGCCTTGCACCTATTGTGGACAGAGGGCTGATAAGGCTGGCTATTCCGCCTCTTAACGAGGAGAGAAGAAGGGACCTTGTTACACAGGTCAAGCAGATGGGCGAGCAGGCGAAGATCAGCGTTCGCAATATCCGTAGAGACGCAATCAAGCATCTCGAAAAGCAGCAGAAAGACAAGACCATTACCGAAGACGACCTGCAGCACGGCAAGAAGCAAATGGACGATATCACCAAAGAGTGCATCGACAAAGTTGATTCGGTAGTCAAACACAAATCGGACGAGATAATGCTCGATTAA